The stretch of DNA CACGGGTATCGAAACGACCGAAAGCAACCGCGATACGCTCCTCCAACTCGTCGAGGAAGCCGTCCGCAGAAAGCTCTTTCAGGCGATGGGTGTCGAAGGAAGCAGCAGTAGCGAAAGCGGAAACGGAAATTAAGCCGCGACTTCTTCGTCTTCTTCTGGCTGGCGCAGGCGTTCGACAACGTCGTTGATGAGCACCACGTCGCCTACAGCGCGCACCCAGCGGTACGGAATGATGACTCCCCGGTGTCCGTCGAGCCGGTTTCGGAACAGGTCGGTGTTGAGCTGACTCAGCGCGAGCCCCGTCACAACCTCCTGATCGAGGTCGAGTCGAATGTCCTCGACCTCACCCACGAACACCCCGTTGTTGGAGTAGACTTCGCGGCCGACAAGGCTCGTAATTTCTTGCGGCATTGCGTCCATACATTCGAGGTCTGTCCAAGGGGCCTTAACTCTTGGCTGAGCGTCTGACGCAACGCCGCCGCGGGTGTCAGGGCTGTATCAGTTCGATGGGGTGTGGCGGCGACTCGGTTCTGAACGCCGCGAGCTGTTCTTGACACGACGTGCCGCTCGCCACGACGTGGTCTGCGCCCTCGAACTCGCCTACCAACTGCTCGCCAACGTCAATGCTCACCTCGTAGTACTCGGCCTTGTAGCCGAAACTCCCCGCCATCCCACAGCAGTCCGCAGACGAGGTTTGGACGTCGTAGCCGAGGTCAGCGAGGACGGCTTCCGTATAGACCGCCAACCCGTGCGAGCGTTGCTGACAGTGGCTATGATAGGAGAGGTCGGTTCCCGAACCAGCAGTGAGGGCGGACGCATCCGCACCGTTTTCGAGCAGGCCGTAGACGTATTCGAACACCTCGTAGCTTGCCTCAGAAATGCGCTCGAAGGAGGGGGGTTCGAGGAACTTCTCGTAGTCGTCACGGAACATCGTGAGGTCGCTCGGTTCGATGACCACGATGTCTCGCCCAGCGTCGATGTGCTCTGCCACCTGCCCGTAGACGGTTTTCGCCTGCGAACGAGCGGTTTCGACCATCCCCTGTGACAACGGCGCGCGACCGCTCTCTGCTAGGTCCGGAATCTGCACCCGACAGCCGAGCGCTTCGAGCACGCGAACGGCGGCTTTCCCGCGTGCTGGATTCACGTAGTTCGTGTAGATGTCGGGATAGAGCACCACGTCGCGGTCGTAGTCGGTCACCAGTTCGCGGGCTGCCATCCACTCGCGCAGTGTCTCGCCCGCGAACTCGGGTAGGTCGCGGCGGGCGTCGATTCCTGCGACCGATTCGAGCAGCGTTCGGGCTGGGCCGAACTTCCCCACCCAGTTCGAGACGGGGGCGAACCGACTGCCCAGTTTGAACAACGTACCCGCGTTGCCGAACACGCGCTTTTGCAGGTCGAGGCTCCCGGGTTCTTCGTCCGGCGTCAAGCCTTCGACGAGAAAGCCGAGTTCGTCCTGTGGCTTGCCGCGATTCACGCGGTCGCGCACCACCGTGTTCACCCACGGAATGTCGATTTTCACCGGGCAGGTGGGCACGCACTGCGAGCAGCCGGTACAGAGGTCGTTGAACTCTGCTGCGGTGTCGAGTCCAGAAATACCGGCTTCCCAGCCCGTACCGATACCGCCGGTGTACGTCTCCCCTCCGAAGCCGTGACCGCCGACGGCTTGGAAGTTCGCACAAGTGTTCGCACACGCCCCACACCGAATGCAGTAGAGCGTTTCGCGGAGGTCTTCGTCCGCGCGCATCTCGCGGCGGCCGTTGTCGACGAGCACGAGGTGGAAGTCGCGCTCGCCTGTCCCGAACTCGTCTGCCTCGAAATCGATTGTGGGAGTCTCGACCGGCGGGGTGAGCAGCGAGACGTACGACGTGATATCTTGTCCCGTTCCCGTGCGAGCGATGAGTTCGACGAACGGCTGAAGGTCTTCGAGGGTCGGCACGAGTTTTTCGATGCCTGCGACTGCGATGTGGGTGTCCGGGGTCACCGCTGATTTCCGGGCGTTACCCTCGTTCGTGACGATGGCGAGCGTCCCCGACTCTGCGACGATGAAGTTCGCGCCGGTCATGCCCACGTCGGCGTCGAGAATCTTCTCGCCGACGATGTCGCGGGCGAATTTGGTGAGCGCCTGTGGGTCGTCCGGGAGCGGCTCGGCGAGGTCGAAGTGGTCGTTGAACAGCGCGGCGATTTCGCCGGTCGATTTGTGGAGTGCCGGGCCAATCAGGTGACTCGGCGTTTCGTGGGCCAACTGGATGACGAATTCTCCGAGGTCGGTTTCCCACACCTCGTACCCGGCGGCTTCGAGGTGGGCGTTGAGTTCGAGTTCCTCGGTCGTCATCGACTTGCTCTTGACGAGCGA from Haladaptatus sp. ZSTT2 encodes:
- a CDS encoding PRC-barrel domain-containing protein, with amino-acid sequence MDAMPQEITSLVGREVYSNNGVFVGEVEDIRLDLDQEVVTGLALSQLNTDLFRNRLDGHRGVIIPYRWVRAVGDVVLINDVVERLRQPEEDEEVAA
- a CDS encoding LUD domain-containing protein, whose product is MSSRRQKAAALRKLMDEEGDAIRTNTRGLAELTDYNVSHFDRYEELREEARAIKEDAIEHLPDLIEEVTEAVEANGGQVYVAANAEEANRYVEDVMAEKDAESLVKSKSMTTEELELNAHLEAAGYEVWETDLGEFVIQLAHETPSHLIGPALHKSTGEIAALFNDHFDLAEPLPDDPQALTKFARDIVGEKILDADVGMTGANFIVAESGTLAIVTNEGNARKSAVTPDTHIAVAGIEKLVPTLEDLQPFVELIARTGTGQDITSYVSLLTPPVETPTIDFEADEFGTGERDFHLVLVDNGRREMRADEDLRETLYCIRCGACANTCANFQAVGGHGFGGETYTGGIGTGWEAGISGLDTAAEFNDLCTGCSQCVPTCPVKIDIPWVNTVVRDRVNRGKPQDELGFLVEGLTPDEEPGSLDLQKRVFGNAGTLFKLGSRFAPVSNWVGKFGPARTLLESVAGIDARRDLPEFAGETLREWMAARELVTDYDRDVVLYPDIYTNYVNPARGKAAVRVLEALGCRVQIPDLAESGRAPLSQGMVETARSQAKTVYGQVAEHIDAGRDIVVIEPSDLTMFRDDYEKFLEPPSFERISEASYEVFEYVYGLLENGADASALTAGSGTDLSYHSHCQQRSHGLAVYTEAVLADLGYDVQTSSADCCGMAGSFGYKAEYYEVSIDVGEQLVGEFEGADHVVASGTSCQEQLAAFRTESPPHPIELIQP